The Alkalihalobacillus sp. TS-13 genomic interval TATGGCTGACACTCCCCAATACCATCTCTTGGAATGTATTCAGTCCTCTGCTGCCGATGACAACCAGGTCATAAGAATTTTCATTTGCATACTTTACGATTGATGGTCCTGGTTCGCCCCTCAGGACCTCTATTTCGTATGGAATTTCATTTTTCGCGAGAACTTCCTCAGTATTCTGCAGTCTTCTTTTACGTTTTTCTTCAATCGCTTCTTTACTTCCTTCTGATAAAACATCTGTTTTTGACGTAGCACCATCAATTACATAAACGATCGTCACTTTCGCTTTTTCGTCGACTTTTGCAATGAAGCTTGCTTTCTCTGCTGCTCGCATAGCGTGCTCTGAACCATCTGATGCTAAAAGGATCCGTTTAAACATGTTTTCCTCCCCACTACCTTACAGTTATATGTGTGTAAAGATAATCTGATTTTCTCACTTTTTCATTGATTTTACAATTTTCAAACTTTATTTTACTGATGAATTTCTCAGTTTGGTCTATTAGACAGAGAATTCGGGTGAAAATTGAAGGTTTCAGCAGGAGAATACGCTTTCCTGGTATTACCTTTCATTTATAAACGATGTTATAATCCGTATGTTCACAACGGCCCCGACTTTCATGAGAGTTGAAAGTCATTAATTTAATCTATAGAAAGAGAGAGGAGCTTTAAGTCTTTGAACGTACAAAAATTACAACAAGAATGGTTTGGCAACGTCCGAGGTGATGTTCTCGCCGGTATCGTCGTTGCACTAGCATTGATTCCTGAAGCGATCGCCTTTTCAATCATAGCTGGGGTAGATCCGATGGTCGGTCTTTATGCATCGTTTTGTATCTCAGTTGTCATTGCTTTTGTAGGCGGTAGACCAGGAATGATTTCGGCAGCAACAGGTGCGATGGCCCTTCTCATGGTCACGCTCGTAGCGGATCATGGTTTGCAATATCTACTGGCTGCTACGATTTTGACAGGTATCATCCAAGTTTTGATGGGGGTATTCAAGCTTGGAAAAGTGATGAAATTCATCCCTAAGTCGGTCATGGTCGGTTTCGTCAATGCGTTGGCGATCTTGATTTTCATGGCACAACTTCCGCATTTTATCGGTGAAACGTGGATCATGTATGCAATGGTCGCTGGTGCTTTAGCTATCATTTATATTTTACCGAGATTCACGAAGGCAGTTCCATCACCGCTTATTGCAATCATCGTCATGACAGTGATTGCGGTGACATCTGGTGTTGGTGTACGGACAGTTGGGGATATGGGACAATTGACGCAAGCTTTGCCGATGTTCTTGATCCCAGAAATTCCGCTTAACTTTGAAACATTAAAGATCATTTTTCCATATTCTTT includes:
- a CDS encoding universal stress protein is translated as MFKRILLASDGSEHAMRAAEKASFIAKVDEKAKVTIVYVIDGATSKTDVLSEGSKEAIEEKRKRRLQNTEEVLAKNEIPYEIEVLRGEPGPSIVKYANENSYDLVVIGSRGLNTFQEMVLGSVSHKVAKRVHCPVMIVK